The following is a genomic window from Thermodesulfovibrionales bacterium.
TGACCATTTCGGATTCGTCTTTCAACGCCCGTCTGAGGGGGGCAACCGCTTCGGCAGAACGAAGCATTCCGAGGGCCTTTGCAGCACTCTTTCTCACCCATTCCTCCGGGTCCTTCAGTGTCTCTATGAGGAGAGGTACCGCCTCTTTGAGGCCGAGTTCGCCAAGGGCGTAGGCGACGTTGTTTCTGACGGCCATATTCGGATCCCCGAGCGCCTTCATGAGGGGTTTCGAAGCGCGCAGGTCCTGCAGCTTCCCGAGATATACTGCAGCCTCTGCCCTCCTCAAGCCGGTGCCTTTCACCAGTTCTTCAATCAACTCTTCAAGTCCCATCTCCTCTAATTTTTTCATAACCTTGAACCGCCTTATGAGAAATTATGATTACATATTAATGAGTTCCGGCAAAAATTGCAACATGTTGAGCAGCGGCCCGTGAAAAATGAAAAATACTTCAAATTCAAAGAATCTTCATATTTTAGCTATAAAATCAAAGTAAAAAGAAAGAGGAGTATTCTGCTCCTGAATGCAAATTCATCCGTATGTGGACGCCACATATGCGGAAGACAGAGGTGGATGATGAGAGAGAACGACATCGTGGACGAGATCATAGAGATGGGCAGGAAGCGCGGAACGCTCATGGCTGATGAGATAAACGAAATGCTCTCGACAGAATTCTATGCTCCCGAGGAAGTAGAGGAGGTACTCGATCTGCTCCAGGATATGGGAGTAAAGGTCACCGATACCGATGAAACGGCAATTCTTGGGGAGGAGCTGATCGAGGAGGGAGAAGACGGCGAGTATGAAAAGTCGGAGGACCTTGTTCAGGCTTATTTCCATTCGATGGGTGACATCAAAGTCCTTACAAGGGCTGAAGAGATAGAGCTTGCAAAGAAGCTTGAAGAAGGGAAGGGGATCATCCGGCAGATGGTCAGCACGATGCCCCTCTATCGGGAGATCGAAGCCGAGCTCGAGGCGGAGAGAGAAGAGGAAGAAGATGCGGTAACTGCGGCTGAAGAGAAGGACGATGAGGCGGTCGAGAGGACCCTGAAACGACTCGATGCACTGACAGGCAGGATGGAGGAGGCTGAGAAGAGGATCGCACGGTACGGAACGATGAAGGATCTCCGGAGTCTTTTGAGGGAGAAGAAGAAGAGAGGCGTCAATCCCGTGAAGATTGCTGCCCTTGCCAAAGCGGTGCAGGCCGAATTCAGAGAGATAGAGTCTGAAGTCGGCATCGGCATAGAGGAACTGAGGGTCC
Proteins encoded in this region:
- a CDS encoding HEAT repeat domain-containing protein — encoded protein: MKKLEEMGLEELIEELVKGTGLRRAEAAVYLGKLQDLRASKPLMKALGDPNMAVRNNVAYALGELGLKEAVPLLIETLKDPEEWVRKSAAKALGMLRSAEAVAPLRRALKDESEMV